A stretch of Perognathus longimembris pacificus isolate PPM17 chromosome 1, ASM2315922v1, whole genome shotgun sequence DNA encodes these proteins:
- the Tmem141 gene encoding transmembrane protein 141 — MVTLGLSRVDDAVAAKHPGLGEYAACQSGAFVKGVFALVSGTGAALGLQMFIQRRFPYPLRWSLLAAAVAGSVASYGVTRVETQKCSNLWLFLETGQLPQDSSTESRS; from the exons ATGGTGACCCTGGGACTGTCCCGCGTGGATGACGCCGTGGCCGCCAAGCACCCG GGACTCGGGGAGTACGCCGCGTGCCAGTCCGGCGCCTTCGTGAAGGGCGTGTTCGCCCTGGTCTCAG GCACCGGCGCGGCCCTCGGCCTGCAGATGTTCATCCAGAGGCGGTTCCCCTACCCGCTGCGCTGGAGCCTGCTGGCGGCCGCAG TTGCTGGTTCTGTGGCAAGTTATGGGGTGACGAGAGTGGAGACCCAGAAATGCAGCAACCTCTGGCTCTTCCTGGAGACAGGGCAGCTCCCCCAGGACAGTAGCACGG AGAGCCGCAGCTAG